The Anguilla anguilla isolate fAngAng1 chromosome 4, fAngAng1.pri, whole genome shotgun sequence genome has a window encoding:
- the esco1 gene encoding N-acetyltransferase ESCO1 isoform X2 — protein sequence MKETEKTESINKKPLPAVAPSMPNGVTVLKTRPVVEYKLYTPRPKYSPDDFVLDGVDEEPRRIPMEPMFRKINVQPGSKGVEDVSCIGPVSSSPTIVSPIATPGKKPCNLHSSESEQRPSAQADLINKDTSGHHAVSPDTASSCFGSSPSSDTHTHKENKRLKNVDKEGLQAMNDPDQKNFGTVTCSVCGMLYSAANPEDESQHLLFHNQFISAVRYVGWKKERILGEYPDGKVILVLPDDPKYALKKVEEIREMVDSDLGFQQVDTQCPSQTKTFLFISNDKKVAGCLIAEHIQEGFRVIEEATPEGSEGEKVMFEQQRAWCCSTVPEPAVCGISRIWVFSMMRRKGIASRMIECLRNNFIYGSHLNKEEIAFSDPTPDGKLFATHYCGTSQFLVYNFVSGTQSARPSPDVM from the exons ATGAAGGAGACCGAAAAAACTGAAAGTATAAACAAGAAACCACTTCCAGCAGTGGCACCATCTATGCCTAATGGTGTCACTGTTCTGAAGACCAGACCAGTGGTGGAATACAAACTGTACACACCCAGGCCCAAGTATTCGCCTGATGATTTTGTGCTAGATGGAGTGGATGAGGAACCAAGACGCATCCCTATGGAACCCATGTTTcggaaaataaatgtacagcCTGGTTCCAAAGGTGTTGAAGATGTG agCTGCATAGGACCAGTCTCCTCTTCTCCCACGATAGTGTCACCTATAGCCACACCAGGCAAGAAGCCATGTAACCTGCACAGCAGTG aatcagAACAGAGGCCCTCAGCACAAGCAGATCTCATCAATAAGGACACTTCTGGCCA CCATGCTGTGTCTCCTGACACAGCCTCCTCCTGTTTTGGAAGCAGTCCCTCGTCTGACACCCATACGCACAAAGAGAACAAGAGGTTGAAGAATGTGGACAAAGAGGGACTACAAGCCATGAAC GACCCAGATCAGAAGAACTTTGGCACAGtgacatgcagtgtgtgtggcatgtTATACTCTGCTGCTAATCCTGAGGATGAGTCCCAGCACCTGCTATTCCATAACCAGTTCATCAGCGCTGTCAGATATGTG ggATGGAAGAAGGAAAGGATTCTGGGAGAATATCCTGATGGCAAGGTCATCTTGGTTCTTCCAGATGACCCCAAATACGCTCTGAAGAAG GTGGAGGAGATTCGTGAAATGGTGGACAGTGATCTGGGATTCCAGCAGGTAGATACACAGTGTCCCTCCCAGACTAAGACCTTCCTCTTCATTTCCAATGACAAGAAGGTGGCTGGATGCCTCATTGCAGAGCACATTCAGGAG GGTTTCCGGGTGATTGAAGAGGCCACGCCCGAGGGCTCAGAGGGGGAGAAGGTGATGTTTGAGCAGCAGAGGGCTTGGTGCTGCTCAACCGTCCCTGAGCCGGCCGTCTGTGGCATCAGCCGCATCTGGGTCTTCAGCATGATGAGGAGGAAGGGAATTGCCTCACGCATGATTGAATGCCTGAG GAACAACTTCATCTATGGATCTCACCTAAACAAGGAGGAGATTGCCTTCTCTGACCCCACACCTGACGGCAAGCTCTTTGCTACACATTACTGTGGCACTTCACAGTTTCTAGTCTACAACTTCGTCAGTGGGACACAGTCAGCCCGGCCCAGCCCAGATGTCATGTGA
- the esco1 gene encoding N-acetyltransferase ESCO1 isoform X3 encodes MKETEKTESINKKPLPAVAPSMPNGVTVLKTRPVVEYKLYTPRPKYSPDDFVLDGVDEEPRRIPMEPMFRKINVQPGSKGVEDVSCIGPVSSSPTIVSPIATPESEQRPSAQADLINKDTSGHHAVSPDTASSCFGSSPSSDTHTHKENKRLKNVDKEGLQAMNDPDQKNFGTVTCSVCGMLYSAANPEDESQHLLFHNQFISAVRYVGWKKERILGEYPDGKVILVLPDDPKYALKKVEEIREMVDSDLGFQQVDTQCPSQTKTFLFISNDKKVAGCLIAEHIQEGFRVIEEATPEGSEGEKVMFEQQRAWCCSTVPEPAVCGISRIWVFSMMRRKGIASRMIECLRNNFIYGSHLNKEEIAFSDPTPDGKLFATHYCGTSQFLVYNFVSGTQSARPSPDVM; translated from the exons ATGAAGGAGACCGAAAAAACTGAAAGTATAAACAAGAAACCACTTCCAGCAGTGGCACCATCTATGCCTAATGGTGTCACTGTTCTGAAGACCAGACCAGTGGTGGAATACAAACTGTACACACCCAGGCCCAAGTATTCGCCTGATGATTTTGTGCTAGATGGAGTGGATGAGGAACCAAGACGCATCCCTATGGAACCCATGTTTcggaaaataaatgtacagcCTGGTTCCAAAGGTGTTGAAGATGTG agCTGCATAGGACCAGTCTCCTCTTCTCCCACGATAGTGTCACCTATAGCCACACCAG aatcagAACAGAGGCCCTCAGCACAAGCAGATCTCATCAATAAGGACACTTCTGGCCA CCATGCTGTGTCTCCTGACACAGCCTCCTCCTGTTTTGGAAGCAGTCCCTCGTCTGACACCCATACGCACAAAGAGAACAAGAGGTTGAAGAATGTGGACAAAGAGGGACTACAAGCCATGAAC GACCCAGATCAGAAGAACTTTGGCACAGtgacatgcagtgtgtgtggcatgtTATACTCTGCTGCTAATCCTGAGGATGAGTCCCAGCACCTGCTATTCCATAACCAGTTCATCAGCGCTGTCAGATATGTG ggATGGAAGAAGGAAAGGATTCTGGGAGAATATCCTGATGGCAAGGTCATCTTGGTTCTTCCAGATGACCCCAAATACGCTCTGAAGAAG GTGGAGGAGATTCGTGAAATGGTGGACAGTGATCTGGGATTCCAGCAGGTAGATACACAGTGTCCCTCCCAGACTAAGACCTTCCTCTTCATTTCCAATGACAAGAAGGTGGCTGGATGCCTCATTGCAGAGCACATTCAGGAG GGTTTCCGGGTGATTGAAGAGGCCACGCCCGAGGGCTCAGAGGGGGAGAAGGTGATGTTTGAGCAGCAGAGGGCTTGGTGCTGCTCAACCGTCCCTGAGCCGGCCGTCTGTGGCATCAGCCGCATCTGGGTCTTCAGCATGATGAGGAGGAAGGGAATTGCCTCACGCATGATTGAATGCCTGAG GAACAACTTCATCTATGGATCTCACCTAAACAAGGAGGAGATTGCCTTCTCTGACCCCACACCTGACGGCAAGCTCTTTGCTACACATTACTGTGGCACTTCACAGTTTCTAGTCTACAACTTCGTCAGTGGGACACAGTCAGCCCGGCCCAGCCCAGATGTCATGTGA
- the esco1 gene encoding uncharacterized protein esco1 isoform X1 produces MPTPKKRTVSFDSQAKRGKLEPKAADLPTKRNISTSVKSTKLLRGPSTQRMILATPRARKKPPAPQNDTKNPAKPIRSSTRVRTVQKTVIKKKPKMVVQTEKGRRTASRTHSCKRAAPSNQFPKNTSTTQPAKRTNIGLRKPRVKKTAELGPSVSVSSRDSASFGEEGIRKQPLRRRAQRTPSRTLRNGEFPSNGTRGHKRARASSPTEKNKTRVGLTSMENPVTLSSVQSDHNYGRTAESTSCNVQMTSQRELLFKKGPKHQGALKTKNQHALRRRYSCTENLQEISMSSPQTSKKTRSSLDWQIELFSGSKDNVDKCHGVRQSVKKSSPPLEALLKVIKESNLYKPSLTAKEGSCAAEIEGVNRSCIPGDVESFKMDTKRCGDPQTSKMGNCAVHFGTSAAEFGSLLVLNDCILAEDNESAEKSTLKHKVLEEQSEVSIQVCNPLSTEMHAQEDRLLPSSLEIRAVSFKTNVANPAEIEDKPETDGGPAPPKKEMMNPQARTKARLAALAEEKAAAMKKAAAKQLNLLALCEEIAEDIASDTMELKKEEEEQDITDYPSHPEAIQLKPEKEDDSIPTSSICDKTTPHPAMAQKAITVTIEEPKKTLFLESYYSTFEIT; encoded by the coding sequence ATGCCAACTCCTAAAAAAAGAACGGTTTCGTTTGACTCGCAAGCTAAGAGAGGAAAGCTCGAGCCAAAGGCTGCTGATTTGCCCACTAAGAGAAACATTTCAACTTCTGTGAAATCGACTAAGCTTTTGAGAGGCCCTTCTACACAGAGAATGATTTTGGCTACACCCCGAGCCAGGAAGAAGCCTCCAGCTCCACAGAATGATACAAAAAACCCAGCAAAACCCATTCGCAGCTCAACCAGAGTGAGAACAGTCCAAAAGACAGTGATCAAGAAAAAGCCAAAAATGGTTGTCCAAACCGAAAAGGGGAGGAGGACTGCCTCAAGGACTCATTCATGCAAACGGGCAGCACCATCAAACCAGTTTCCTAAGAATACTTCTACAACCCAGCCAGCTAAAAGGACAAACATTGGTTTAAGGAAGCCACGGGTCAAGAAAACTGCAGAATTGGGCCCATCTGTTTCAGTGTCGTCACGGGACAGTGCCTCTTTTGGAGAGGAAGGGATCAGAAAGCAGCCACTAAGACGGAGAGCACAGCGTACCCCTTCTAGAACTCTCCGTAATGGAGAATTCCCTTCTAATGGAACCAGAGGCCACAAGAGAGCTAGAGCCAGCAgcccaacagaaaaaaataaaactagggTTGGTCTCACCAGCATGGAAAACCCTGTAACTCTTAGTTCAGTCCAGTCAGACCATAATTACGGTAGAACTGCAGAGTCCACAAGCTGTAATGTTCAAATGACAAGCCAGAGAGAACTACTTTTCAAGAAAGGACCTAAGCACCAaggtgctttaaaaacaaaaaaccaacatgCCTTGAGGAGGAGATACAGTTGCACTGAGAACCTTCAGGAGATTTCTATGTCCAGTCCTCAGACTAGCAAAAAGACCAGAAGTTCCCTAGATTGGCAGATAGAACTTTTCTCTGGCTCAAAGGAtaatgttgacaaatgccatgGGGTCAGACAGTCTGTAAAAAAGTCCTCTCCACCTTTGGAAGCACTTTTAAAAGTCATTAAGGAGTCTAACCTTTACAAACCATCCTTAACTGCAAAAGAGGGTTCATGTGCAGCAGAAATTGAAGGAGTGAACAGGAGTTGCATCCCTGGTGATGTAGAGAGCTTTAAAATGGACACAAAAAGATGtggtgacccacagacatcaaaAATGGGAAATTGTGCTGTGCATTTTGGTACGTCAGCAGCTGAATTTGGCAGTCTGCTTGTACTAAATGATTGTATTTTAGCTGAAGATAATGAGTCAGCGGAAAAGAGTACTTTGAAACACAAAGTGTTGGAGGAACAGTCTGAAGTGAGCATTCAAGTTTGCAATCCCCTTAGCACAGAGATGCATGCGCAAGAGGATCGACTCCTTCCATCATCACTGGAAATAAGAGCTGTGTCTTTCAAAACCAATGTGGCTAACCCTGCAGAGATAGAAGATAAGCCAGAGACAGATGGCGGGCCTGCTCCACCCAAGAAGGAGATGATGAACCCTCAAGCCAGGACCAAGGCCCGTCTTGCTGCACTAGCTGAGGAAAAGGCTGCAGCAATGAAGAAAGCAGCTGCTAAGCAGCTGAATCTCCTGGCTCTGTGTGAGGAAATTGCTGAGGACATTGCATCAGACACAATGGAGTTGaagaaggaggaagaagagcagGATATTACTGACTATCCTAGTCATCCGGAGGCAATACAGTTGAAGCCCGAGAAGGAAGATGACAGCATCCCAACATCTTCTATCTGTGACAAGACCACTCCACACCCTGCTATGGCCCAAAAGGCAATTACTGTGACAATAGAGGAGCCAAAAAAAACGCTTTTTCTTGAGTCATATTACAGTACCTTTGAAATCACATGA